In Aspergillus nidulans FGSC A4 chromosome II, a single window of DNA contains:
- a CDS encoding uncharacterized protein (transcript_id=CADANIAT00004110), translating to MEHHPYAETTEFYGWLDQSSLHPDTNATKNMNLKSLSNYAFIESSLDNDNFVQSWDLSGYDAIELVLGKSDGKTYTLALKDDRFFLSWEAQFRCINEKGLMTATRKVLRFRDLVPQRRRTSTFMSAHPRELDLQKTLYSSGSSGRSGSLQEGPFSLSIYAVNAVKLDCSCPCPLVHDTVPGKGQGLEFEMSRLKNRVAAFISYLAMKMTKPNPKRKLKQK from the exons ATGGAACACCATCCCTACGCCGAGACGACCGAGTTCTACGGCTGGCTCGACCAGAGCTCGCTCCATCCAGACACCAACGCCACCAAAAACATGAACCTCAAGTCCCTCTCCAATTACGCATTCATAGAGTCCTCGCTCGACAACGACAACTTCGTCCAATCCTGGGACCTGAGCGGCTACGACGCTATCGAGCTCGTGCTGGGCAAATCAGACGGGAAGACATATACGCTCGCACTAAAAGACGACAGGTTCTTCCTCTCGTGGGAGGCACAATTTCGCTGCATCAATGAAAAGGGCCTCATGACGGCCACGAGGAAAGTCCTCCGGTTCAGGGACCTGGTGCCACAGCGTCGGCGGACAAGCACGTTTATGAGCGCGCATCCGAGGGAGCTGGATCTGCAGAAA ACTCTATACTCATCAGGCAGCAGTGGCAGGTCCGGCTCTTTGCAAGAAGGACCCTTCTCGCTGAGCATATACGCGGTTAATGCGGTGAAGCTGGATTGTTCGTGTCCATGTCCGCTCGTTCATGACACCGTACCCGGAAAGGGTCAAGGGTTGGAATTTGAGATGTCACGACTGAAGAACAGGGTTGCGGCGTTTATTTCGTAtttggcgatgaagatgacaaaaCCAAACCCAAAACGAAAACTAAAGCAAAAGTGA
- a CDS encoding HNH endonuclease family protein (transcript_id=CADANIAT00004108) codes for MPRLLPVLLAAASLQVARVGATPPGIPSTSVAETQLEALTVKEAGASSDYDRDLFPHWISQGDSCNTRDRVLIRDGTNVETGSGCSITGSWTSPYDGETWTATSDVDIDHVVPLSNAWNSGASEWTTDEREAFANDLSIPQLLAVTDSVNQQKSDSGPEEWLPPLESYHCTYGKMWTNVKYTYGLSVTSAEKSALEDLLAKC; via the exons ATGCCTCGCCTTCTCCCCGTTCTCCTTGCCGCCGCTTCTCTACAAGTCGCCCGGGTCGGCGCTACGCCGCCCGGTATTCCATCGACCTCGGTCGCAGAGACTCAGCTTGAGGCTCTGACCGTCAAGGAAGCCGGCGCAAGCTCAGACTACGATCGGGATCTGTTCCCGCATTGGATCAGTCAGGGAGA CTCATGCAACACGCGCGACCGTGTCCTCATCCGTGACGGCACCAACGTCGAGACCGGCTCTGGCTGCTCCATCACTGGTAGCTGGACTTCTCCGTACGATGGGGAGACGTGGACGGCCACTAGCGATGTCGATATTGACCACGTTGTGCCACTGTCGAACGCATGGAAT TCTGGAGCAAGTGAATGGACGACCGACGAGCGCGAGGCCTTTGCCAACGACTTGAGCATTCCGCAGCTGCTCGCCGTGACAGACAGTGTCAATCAGCAGAAGAGCGATTCTGGGCCCGAGGAGTGGCTGCCTCCACTCG AGTCCTACCACTGTACATACGGCAAGATGTGGACGAACGTCAAGTACACATATGGACTGAGCGTGACCTCGGCCGAGAAGAGTGCGTTGGAGGATCTGCTTGCGAAATGCTAG
- a CDS encoding acyl--CoA ligase (transcript_id=CADANIAT00004109), whose amino-acid sequence MIFKSTRPHIDIPTNLPIWPWLFDSEYSPLRQSNANNLGSFVNAITKESIRYDALADLTTHVSTALVKDYGLKPGDTVALFSPNTIWYPVAMLAVVRAGGVISGASPAYNIEEMSYALKTANAKYLMTVPSSMDVAIPAAQSAGIPAERIFLLEGMKEGFSSGTTGLPKAVMIAHHNVIAQCMQIIQLTHEDTRKSLAVLPLFHITGLVHQMHLPIIRNSTVYMLPSFTMKSMLDTIVEYRIEEILSVPPIIIRLLQDPIVSNYDLSHVKRFSSGAAPISGEILQKLHARFPWTGFKQGYGMTESCSCITAHPPEKQSYEYAQRGGMIVANTEVKIIHTETGKEVGPEEEGEILARGPQIVMGYLNNEKATRETFDEDGWLHTGDVGYMDREGFIVITDRIKEMIKVKGIAVSPAEIEDLLLGHPDVEDVGVTSVADDYAGERPKAYVVLKGDAKRRLGSEEGVQAVGKQLIEYVKAKKVRHKWIVEVEFLEEVPKSASGKILRRVLRDRERSKDKGKNKAEKRLVVRDEKVRARL is encoded by the exons ATGATCTTCAAATCCACCAGACCGCACATCGACA TCCCAACAAACCTCCCAATTTGGCCCTGGCTCTTCGACTCAGAGTACTCGCCTCTCCGGCAGAGCAATGCGAACAACCTAGGTTCCTTCGTCAACGCCATCACCAAAGAGTCAATCCGCTACGATGCCCTGGCAGACCTCACGACCCACGTCTCGACAGCCCTAGTCAAGGACTACGGCCTGAAACCCGGCGACACAGTCGCGCTCTTCAGTCCCAATACGATCTGGTACCCAGTTGCTATGCTCGCCGTTGTACGGGCCG GAGGAGTGATTTCTGGCGCATCGCCGGCCTACAACATCGAAGAGATGAGCTACGCGCTCAAGACCGCAAACGCCAAGTATCTGATGACGGTCCCGTCGTCGATGGATGTTGCGATTCCCGCGGCGCAGAGCGCAGGGATCCCCGCTGAACGGATCTTTCTGCTGGAGGGCATGAAGGAGGG CTTCAGCTCGGGGACGACAGGGTTGCCGAAGGCT GTTATGATTGCTCATCACAATGTCATCGCGCAGTGCATGCAGATTATCCAGCTTACGCACGAGGACACGAGGAAGTCACTTGCTGTTTTGCCTCTTTTCCACA TAACTGGCCTCGTCCATCAAATGCACCTCCCTATCATCCGCAACAGCACAGTGTACATGCTCCCCTCCTTCACTATGAAATCGATGCTTGACACGATCGTCGAATACCGCATCGAAGAGATCCTCTCTGTTCCTCCAATTATAATCCGTCTCCTGCAAGACCCCATCGTATCGAACTACGACCTCTCGCATGTAAAGCGCTTCTCGTCGGGCGCGGCCCCGATCTCCGGCGAGATCCTGCAGAAACTACACGCCCGCTTCCCCTGGACTGGGTTTAAGCAAGGGTACGGTATGACCGAGTCGTGCAGCTGCATTACGGCGCATCCGCCGGAGAAACAGTCGTATGAGTATGCGCAGCGCGGTGGGATGATTGTTGCGAATACGGAGGTGAAGATTATTCATACCGAGACTGGCAAAGAGGTTGGccctgaagaggagggagaaaTCCTTGCGCGCGGACCGCAGATCGTCATGGGATACCTAAATAATGAGAAGGCTACGCGGGAGACGTTTGATGAGGACGGGTGGTTGCACACCGGGGATGTGGGATACATGGATCGCGAGGGGTTCATCGTGATCACCGATCGAATCAAGGAGATGATCAAGGTTAAGGGAATTGCGGTCTCACcggctgagattgaagatctgCTCCTGGGTCATCCAGACGTTGAGGACGTGGGCGTTACTTCGGTAGCGGATGACTATGCGGGAGAGAGGCCGAAGGCGTATGTTGTGCTCAAGGGAGACGCTAAGAGGCGACTGGGAAGTGAAGAGGGTGTACAGGCTGTTGGGAAACAGCTGATTGAATATgtcaaggcgaagaaggtgcGCCATAAGTGgattgtcgaggtcgagttCCTGGAAGAGGTTCCAAAGAGCGCCAGTGGTAAGATTCTGAGGAGGGTGCTGCGCGACCGAGAGAGGAGTAAGGATAAGGGCAagaacaaggctgagaagaggCTGGTTGTGAGGGACGAGAAGGTGAGAGCGAGGCTGTAG
- a CDS encoding MFS transporter (transcript_id=CADANIAT00004111): MDRHCHATHIDDKDFHTTSTDIDAYPSYSPTSTSASANSDTETLDQPDSLELSRIETHRLQQKTTVGSTRGLQPRETWLPMGAGKEYPPLLPDPEDFVVEFDGAGDPLHPYNWPLMRSTFATSFTSAVFSAGISAVTEEFHVGTEVGSLGVTLYVLGFAAGPIAWAPMSELVGRRLPICLGVFGCGIFTIAGGTAKDIQTVMLTRFFAGLFAASPVSVVPAVFADLFSTAQRGIVMSVFCMAVFIGPFAAPFVGGFIAMALGWRWIHYISAIMVFLGFVLALCFLDETYAPVILVHKAAVLRRQTHNWGIHAKQDEVEVEFIELVRNNFTRPLKMLITEPILLLVSLYISFVYGLMYALLGAYPVVFQQVYGMNIGVGGLAFIGLIIGELVGGAYVLTLQGSYRRKLEANHGQPVPEWRLTPAIVGSVAFSAGLFWFGWCGYRDDVHWMAPVASGVLTGLGIFCIFLQCFNYIVDCYPTFAASTIAANTILRSALGCAFPLFSRQMMENLGVQWAGTLLGCIAAAMIPIPVLFRMYGPWLRQKSKLACASVYSPQKKGDV, from the exons ATGGATCGCCATTGCCATGCAACGCATATAGATGACAAAGACTTCCACACAACAAGCACCGATATCGATGCCTATCCATCTTATTCACCCACTAGCACGAGTGCCAGTGCCAACAGCGACACCGAAACCCTCGACCAACCTGACTCTCTCGAACTTTCCCGGATCGAAACACACCGACTGCAACAAAAGACCACTGTTGGGTCAACGCGTGGGCTTCAACCGCGCGAGACATGGCTGCCCATGGGCGCGGGCAAGGAGTATCCGCCGCTCCTGCCGGATCCTGAGGACTTTGTGGTCGAGTTTGACGGCGCAGGGGATCCTTTGCATCCGTATAACTGGCCTTTAATGAGGAG TACATTCGCGACATCCTTCACGAGCGCCGTGTTCTCAGCGGGTATATCTGCCGTGACAGAAGAGTTCCACGTCGGGACGGAAGTCGGCTCGCTCGGAGTGACTTTATACGTCCTCGGTTTCGCTGCCGGTCCGATTGCCTGGGCGCCCATGTCCGAGCTGGTCGGCCGACGGTTACCGATCTGTCTAGGGGTATTCGGATGCGGGATATTCACGATAGCAGGCGGAACAGCAAAAGATATCCAGACGGTTATGCTAACGCGGTTCTTCGCTGGACTGTTCGCGGCAAGTCCCGTGTCCGTTGTGCCCGCTGTCTTTGCAGATCTGTTTTCCACGGCCCAGCGGGGGATCGTCATGTCTGTATTCTGTATGGCAGTGTTCATCGGGCCTTTTGCGGCGCCCTTTGTAGGCGGTTTCATCGCCATGGCGCtaggctggcgctggatccATTATATCTCGGCAATCATGGTCTTCCTGGGCTTTGTGCTGGCGCTTTGTTTCCTCGACGAGACGTATGCGCCTGTTATACTGGTGCACAAGGCCGCGGTCTTGCGGCGGCAGACGCATAATTGGGGGATTCATGCGAAGCAAGatgaggtggaggtggagttCATCGAGCTTGTGAGGAACAACTTCACGCGGCCGCTGAAGATGCTCATCACCGAGCCGATTCTGCTTTTAGTCTCGCTGTATATCTCTTTTGTGTACGGGCTTATGTATGCACTGCTCGGCGCGTACCCTGTTGTTTTTCAGCAGGTGTACGGGATGAACATTGGTGTCGGTGGACTGGCATTCATCGGCCTGATCATCGGCGAACTGGTTGGCGGCGCATACGTACTCACCCTGCAAGGCTCGTACAGACGCAAGCTCGAAGCGAACCACGGCCAGCCCGTACCGGAATGGCGTCTCACTCCGGCCATTGTCGGGTCCGTCGCGTTCTCGGCCGGCCTGTTCTGGTTCGGCTGGTGCGGGTACAGGGACGATGTTCACTGGATGGCGCCAGTTGCATCAGGGGTGCTCACTGGTCTCGGCATTTTCTGTATTTTCTTGCAGTGCTTCAACTATATCGTTGACTGCTATCCTACGTT CGCTGCGTCGACAATCGCTGCGAATACGATCCTGCGCTCTGCGTTGGGATGTGCGTTTCCGTTGTTTTCAAggcagatgatggagaacCTCGGCGTTCAGTGGGCTGGCACCTTGCTAGGATGTATCGCTGCTGCCATGATTCCGATCCCGGTGCTGTTTCGTATGTACGGGCCGTGGCTGAGACAGAAGAGCAAGCTGGCTTGCGCTTCGGTGTATAGCCCTCAGAAGAAGGGAGATGTCTAA
- a CDS encoding sugar porter family MFS transporter (transcript_id=CADANIAT00004112) has translation METSFFSCFFAWPFTKKFGRRWSIALASLIFCIGGIIQVAPTHSIGAFYAARVISGVGVGMATVMVPMYSAEMSPKEIRGQLGSLFQFFFTLGVMTSYWIDYAVEKYVASSDRQWQIPIGLQLVPAGILGLGMLFLKESVRWLASVGRHDEALQSLIWVRGGEDTEEVRTEMAEILDGISAEVAATEGVTWKELNLPANRFRIFIAISIQIAAQCTGNTSLAYYAPQIFGAVGTSENDTLLITGFFGVVKVVACGTFVLFLVERIGRKWSLALGAFMMGALMLIVAILAKVFTPDSTATEISSPTAASIAMIYLEAASYNMSWGPVPWLYMSEIFPTRIREIGIAVGTATQWLFNFVFSQATPHAVNNMGWRTFLMFCIFNWAIVVYVFLFIRETTGKSLEEMEDVFKSNIARFRKDEERAEDGAPTYTQ, from the exons ATGGAGACAT ctttcttttcctgctttttCGCCTGGCCGTTCACCAAAAAGTTTGGTCGCCGATGGTCGATCGCGCTCGCCTCTTTGATCTTCTGTATCGGCGGGATCATCCAGGTGGCTCCAACGCACTCGATTGGCGCGTTTTATGCTGCTCGTGTGATCAGCGGTGTCGGTGTCGGCATGGCCACCGTGATGGTGCCCATGTACAG CGCGGAAATGAGCCCTAAAGAGATCCGAGGACAGTTGGGCAGTCTgttccagttcttcttcacGCTCGGCGTCATGACCTCGTACTGGATCGACTACGCCGTCGAAAAATACGTCGCATCCTCTGATCGCCAGTGGCAGATCCCTATCGGACTGCAACTCGTGCCGGCGGGGATCCTGGGCCTCGGCATGCTGTTTCTCAAGGAGAGTGTGCGATGGCTCGCCAGTGTCGGTCGACATGATGAGGCGCTGCAATCCCTGATCTGGGTCCGTGGAGGAGAAGACACAGAGGAAGTCCGCACTGAAATGGCAGAGATCCTAGACGGCATCAGCGCCGAAGTGGCTGCAACTGAGGGCGTCACCTGGAAAGAGCTGAATCTTCCAGCCAACCGGTTCAGGATTTTCATCGCGATAAGCATCCAGATCG CCGCGCAATGCACTGGAAACACCTCGCTGGCATACT ATGCGCCTCAGATCTTCGGTGCCGTTGGAACGAGCGAGAACGACACGCTCCTGATCACAGGGTTCTTCGGTGTTGTCAAAGTTGTAGCATGCGGGACCTTCGTCCTTTTCCTAGTTGAACGGATTGGCCGTAAATGGTCTCTAGCCCTTGGCGCCTTCATGATGGGAGCACTCATGCTTATCGTCGCGATCCTCGCGAAGGTGTTCACGCCAGATTCAACCGCTACTGAAATATCGTCTCCTACCGCTGCATCGATTGCGATGATCTATCTGGAGGCGGCCTCGTATAACATGTCCTGG GGCCCCGTACCATGGCTTTACATGAGCGAGATCTTCCCAACGCGAATTCGGGAGATCGGTATTGCCGTTGGAACAGCTACGCAGTGGTTGTTCAACTTTGTGTTCTCGCAGGCGACACCGCATGCCGTGAATAACATGGGCTGGCGGACGTTCCTGATGTTCTGTATCTTCAACTGGGCAATCGTGGTCTACGTCTTTCTGTTCATCAGGGAGACGACTGGCAAGTccttggaggagatggaagatg TATTCAAATCGAACATTGCTCGGTTTAGGAAAGATGAAGAGCGTGCTGAGGATGGAGCTCCTACATATACGCAGTGA